The Opitutales bacterium ASA1 genome window below encodes:
- a CDS encoding Crp/Fnr family transcriptional regulator → MRSVAIMATLRQCRLFSDLSSEDVNEVAGSCAIRSLARGETLFREGTPAEGFYVVRSGAISVFRVTPDGREQIICVFHPGESFAEVTLATTESYPANAVAADASQVIFVRKDAFIALVRRKPELSLRMLASMSMHLKHLVQMLQGLKGRQIEARLAEWLLAQIAPCAPESSPTIKLGVTKKILAGQLGVTSETLSRTLARLRDEHVIAVDGPRITLLDRAALEAFASGTR, encoded by the coding sequence ATGCGCAGCGTCGCCATCATGGCCACGCTGCGGCAATGCCGCCTCTTTTCCGATCTATCCAGCGAGGACGTCAACGAGGTAGCCGGCAGTTGCGCCATCCGCTCCCTCGCACGCGGCGAGACTTTGTTTCGCGAAGGTACTCCGGCGGAGGGTTTCTACGTGGTGCGTTCCGGGGCCATCAGCGTCTTCCGTGTCACCCCCGACGGACGCGAGCAGATCATCTGTGTGTTCCATCCGGGCGAAAGCTTCGCCGAGGTGACGCTCGCCACGACCGAATCGTATCCCGCCAACGCCGTGGCCGCCGACGCCAGTCAAGTGATCTTCGTCCGCAAAGACGCGTTCATCGCGCTCGTCCGACGCAAACCCGAACTCTCCCTGCGCATGCTCGCCTCCATGAGTATGCACCTCAAGCACCTCGTCCAGATGCTCCAAGGCTTGAAGGGCCGGCAGATCGAGGCCCGCCTCGCCGAATGGCTGCTCGCACAGATCGCACCTTGTGCTCCGGAATCCTCGCCCACGATCAAGCTCGGCGTCACCAAGAAGATTCTCGCCGGCCAACTCGGCGTGACCAGCGAAACTCTCTCCCGTACCCTCGCCCGTCTGCGCGACGAACACGTCATCGCGGTCGACGGCCCACGCATCACGCTGCTCGATCGCGCGGCACTCGAGGCCTTCGCCTCCGGCACACGCTGA
- a CDS encoding methyl-accepting chemotaxis protein, giving the protein MKKKSLGLRARLTLTISASVAVVLAILVFLQVRDSYDYARREAFDKAAETALRQADRTSRLVDTAVTGVLGVAQTFGDFKAEWVDDRGLYNSVLKQSLSANRSFTAVWSVWEPNALDGNDEGHAGRSGYDDTGRFIPLWTRNAEGLADLLSVQGYADTAKNAFYSEPLRREGVYVSEPIRWTIGEAEREVINVSVAIKYNGESLGAIGVLLPTEPIRELVAAIRPYDTGYAALFADSGVCLAHADTSNIGKPSNFPETLQRARAAFAAGETFGEIIHDERTDRDYYRVYVPVATGQAGSTWALAIALPMDRILAEANAAMIRSILLSVAALALLSGLVFWFATKITRPLLGAVDAIQRIAERDLTVHVDVTTNDEVGRLGQALNEMAHDLHENIQEVARNAGLLRSASDQLSGLSAQVSTNSEETASQSNVVAAAAEQVSANVSTVATAAEEMSASIREIAQQASHAARVASTASESAARTNTTMVKLGESSVEIGNVIKVITSIAEQTNLLALNATIEAARAGEAGKGFAVVASEVKELARQTAQATDEIRGRIEAIQTDTRTAVSAIQEISGIIEQINQIQTTIASSVEEQAATMNEISNNSSEGSRGSAEIAQNISMVSEAAKSSNDAAERTAVAASELAALATQLNEVVTRFKLEADDASASSDESVSDGDVETAPAASSKWHMQHNRKGAHDRR; this is encoded by the coding sequence ATGAAGAAGAAATCCCTCGGTTTACGAGCACGCCTCACGCTCACCATCTCCGCCTCGGTGGCGGTCGTCCTCGCCATCCTCGTCTTCCTGCAAGTGCGCGATTCGTACGACTACGCGCGGCGGGAGGCTTTCGACAAAGCCGCCGAGACCGCCTTGCGGCAGGCCGACCGCACTTCGCGACTCGTCGACACCGCCGTCACCGGCGTGCTCGGAGTCGCGCAGACGTTCGGCGACTTCAAGGCCGAGTGGGTCGACGATCGCGGTCTCTACAACTCCGTCCTCAAGCAATCGCTCTCCGCCAACCGATCCTTCACGGCGGTATGGTCCGTATGGGAGCCCAACGCGCTCGACGGCAACGACGAGGGCCACGCCGGCCGTAGTGGTTACGATGATACGGGGCGTTTCATTCCGCTCTGGACGCGCAACGCCGAAGGCCTCGCGGACTTGCTTTCCGTGCAGGGCTACGCGGACACCGCCAAGAACGCCTTCTACAGCGAACCGCTCCGACGCGAGGGCGTCTACGTGAGCGAGCCGATCCGCTGGACGATCGGAGAAGCGGAGCGCGAAGTGATCAACGTTTCGGTCGCGATCAAATACAACGGCGAGTCTCTCGGTGCCATCGGCGTCCTTCTGCCGACCGAGCCGATTCGTGAACTCGTGGCCGCCATTCGTCCGTACGATACCGGCTACGCCGCTCTCTTCGCCGACTCCGGCGTATGTCTCGCGCACGCGGACACGTCGAACATAGGCAAGCCGTCGAACTTTCCCGAAACGTTGCAACGCGCACGCGCCGCGTTCGCCGCGGGCGAAACGTTCGGGGAGATCATCCACGACGAACGCACCGATCGCGACTACTATCGTGTCTACGTTCCGGTAGCGACCGGGCAGGCCGGTTCGACCTGGGCATTGGCCATCGCGTTGCCCATGGATCGTATCCTCGCCGAGGCCAACGCCGCGATGATCCGCTCGATCCTGCTCAGTGTCGCCGCCCTCGCACTTCTTTCCGGCCTCGTCTTCTGGTTCGCCACCAAGATCACCCGTCCGTTGCTCGGTGCCGTCGATGCGATCCAACGCATCGCCGAGCGCGACCTCACCGTCCATGTCGACGTGACGACCAACGACGAAGTGGGTCGCCTTGGTCAGGCGCTCAACGAGATGGCGCACGACCTGCACGAGAACATCCAAGAGGTCGCCCGCAACGCCGGACTCCTGCGCAGTGCTTCCGATCAACTCTCCGGTCTGAGCGCGCAAGTGAGCACCAACTCGGAGGAAACCGCTTCTCAATCCAACGTCGTGGCCGCTGCCGCCGAACAAGTCAGCGCCAACGTCAGCACGGTCGCGACCGCGGCCGAAGAGATGAGCGCGAGCATCCGCGAGATCGCCCAACAGGCCTCGCACGCCGCGCGTGTGGCCAGCACCGCATCCGAGTCCGCCGCTCGCACCAACACCACGATGGTGAAGCTCGGCGAGTCCTCGGTCGAGATCGGCAACGTCATCAAGGTCATCACCTCGATCGCCGAACAAACCAACCTCCTCGCGCTCAACGCCACGATCGAAGCGGCGCGTGCGGGCGAGGCCGGCAAGGGTTTCGCGGTCGTCGCCTCCGAAGTGAAGGAACTCGCCCGGCAGACCGCGCAGGCCACCGACGAGATCCGCGGTCGTATCGAAGCGATCCAGACCGATACGCGCACGGCCGTGTCGGCCATTCAGGAAATCTCGGGCATCATCGAGCAGATCAACCAGATCCAGACCACGATCGCCTCGAGCGTCGAGGAGCAGGCGGCGACGATGAACGAGATCTCCAACAACTCCTCCGAAGGATCGCGCGGCAGCGCGGAGATCGCGCAAAACATCTCGATGGTGTCCGAGGCCGCCAAAAGCTCGAACGACGCCGCCGAGCGCACCGCGGTGGCGGCTTCCGAACTCGCCGCGCTTGCGACGCAGCTCAACGAAGTCGTCACGCGCTTCAAACTCGAGGCCGACGACGCGTCCGCGTCGAGCGACGAGTCGGTATCCGACGGCGACGTGGAAACCGCTCCGGCTGCATCGTCCAAGTGGCACATGCAGCACAAC